ATGATAAAATAGAACTTCCGTATTTTGCAATTCAGAATGATGCATTCCAGCTGcatcatgcaaaatgaacttTCGCCTTCAGAATACACGCCCTAGGATAATAAATGGAGAATCTATTGTCAACGTTCTCAGGTTTCCGATCCACCGAAAAACCTTATTACGATGCTGGAAATATTTAATCACGCTTCGCAATTTAATTCTATCCATCGTGCCGCCTCGACTCGATCGAACGGATGTTTTTCTCGGTAATTGGCGCAAGAAGGACCACTTTGTCGGAGACGCTGCTTCGACTCTTTGAGATAGTTGGAAAGAAGCAATCAGTTCGATGCAAATGCCTCGATCGGTCCGCTGGCATCCTCGTTCACGGATGCTTGTCAATCATGCTGACTGATCCGTGATTAAATGTTATCGACGCTATCGAGAAACACTGAACAGTACTCGAAGCTTCGCTGTCATAGATTCATTTCTTCCTGTCTCAATTATGACAACTTATATAACATCTGGACACGAGTGACTCGTGGCTTATAATTAATCGGTTATTTATGTAGCTACTTTTTCAAGCGACTCAAGAAAAGTCGTCCTTCCTTGAGATTAATCGACTTATTGCAGGAAAACAGTTCTGAAGAATCTGAACAATCTCTTTCCTGTCGTAGAATCTCTTCAGATTTTCTGGTTGCACGACTCGATGATACCCTTGCTCGAGAAGACGTGCTTGCTCGAAAACGCTATGTTTTCTTCAATATTTGCACTTGATTAGCCGTTCTAtgtatttacagctaattctATTATTAACGAACCCAATGAACTCTTTTGAAATCGCTTTCTCTAATCGAAAGGATGTTGTAGCGAGTACTTAAAAGAAATTTCGATAGAATCGGTGCTGTTTAGCACAATGTAATCGTCTTCTTCGGGTGAACTACACTTCCAATTAGAGGAACCTCTGGCAAGTAATTTACGTCACCGATCCTCTCCTAGTTCGGCAGCATATTGCAGCCGATGCAGCAACTGCATGCTTCTATCTTGTCGCCTAATCGAGTTCCTCCAGAACGCAAGTGTGTCCCGGCCGTCATTCTGAGACGGGGCCGCGCGTGCATCGTCCTCTTTAATGgactttaaattaattaacgTCATTAAATTCAAAGCAGTGTCTTCTTGTCGTGTATAAAGAACAAGCTTATTCGACCACTACTATTATTCGGtcattttcaacaattttactCATTCTTTATACAGATTACTTTAATTGAACTAAGATTATTCAACATAAGCGTCGTACATCAATAATCAAAAGACGATTTTAACAGATCCTCCTGGATGAGAATCACTGGCAATGCCTCATATAACTGTTTTATTTTTTCAGTGCAAAATGGACACTCTGTTGTAGTTTCTTCTAATGGCTTCTGCACGAAAAATGTCTGCTCCATCGCAGACAAAATCCATTCGGATTTTGAGATGTTTCTAAcataatttacaatttcgagGATAAGTTGTAGATTgtacattttatgcatatatgcaattttattttgcacaaaaataatgattaaattctttttgtatttaaacaaaTGGAATGACGatggaaaataaattaaaaatttgacTCTATCTATGTCTATCATTAAACAATTTGCGTTTGAGAAAATCCATGCTTTAGGGCTGTCAAAGGTAGCCAACCCGATGTTAAAAATGGGAGGATAAGGTGTGCCCAACGACTATGTAGCCAATCACGTCCATTATGGGATACTAACGGCGACGAACTTCTGTTTCCCATAGAAACACATTCCCACGTTGTTCCACAAGGCGTGCGATTCCGGGATCGATTGTGCCGCCAGCTTGTACTTAGAAAGCGCCACATCGTACTCCTGGTGATTCTAAAGTACAGAATGAATATTTTAGCAACATTATTTTAGCAATACTAACTCGCCGTGTTCAGAACGTGCTCATTACCAAAAAAGAAAATTGAGTTTGTAATGACGCGAAGAACAAATATTCAATGCGCTGCTTTCGAAATTGATTTCACGTTGAAAGGCTCCAATTACATCAGTTGCTTTTAATATTGTTCTATTAATCAGCCCTTTACACGCTGGAAATTAACCGCTTgatataccattttcttcgcagttactgcggttagaaatttttcgattgcaataatttcttagaggagaaagaaaattgatgcttattgtgtgtgtgtgtgtgtgtgcctaaatttacttaaatgcttaaatattgatgacaggagattaaaattttattccaattttaaacgacagaataacatctatactcgataagttattactagaaatgtGTATGGGTTTAATATTATAGGAAAAATGATATTATAAAATGATTTTTGAAACCTTTACGAAAGCGATACTTTTACGTATCTCATGTTCCACGTGTTGTTTATACATCGAAAAAATGGTTTCGGGTTCGAAAATTCGATGAAAAGCGATTGCACTGCAGCACATCGAACAATCCATTAAACCCATTAGACAGCAACCGCACAACCAATTTTCGGGTGGGAAACTATCGATAACATCAAATTTAGCTAATGCACTATTTCAATACACTTTGCGGAATACTTGTTACTCGTAGCATTGGCGTGTGCTTGCAACTGTTCCACCGCCGAAATCAATATTTTAAAACAGAATTTCTGCTGTTATTTTAGGACGTATGTAACGATGTTGTTTTTTAATGTAGGGGACGGAGTACTTCACTGAACAAGCTATTGGATCGAATCTATTAAATGGAACCACAATTAGTGTGTGCAATTATGGCATGCAATGTGTGCAATGGCATGCACAGATTTATAACATGTAAAGAAACATGTAAATTGGCTGGGACcaataatattctatattttatttttataatgaggaacgtttctttctttttttttagttgaaaaagaaaatttttctCAAATTCTAATTGTTATAGAGCAACGTATCGAAAATGAGAATCTGCATGAAAATCCACTTTCTACTTGCTTGAAACCTAAAGAAATTATTTTACCAAGACCATACATTTTCATCGACTCTGGTTTTCCTTCAAACCATGTATATATGAATCCTTCGCCTTTTTTACTTTTTCATCATTTTGACTCTTATGTTGGCAACCAAATGTGCAAGTAATTTGAAGACTTTAGGAAGGTGTGCAAAAAAAAGATATTCAAAATGGATCTATTTTTAAAAGAGAACAAGGAcatttttttaagaaattataatagaCAGACAATCTGGTACTCGGTTGACAACATAAGGATTAACATATTTACAAAATCGGCGAACAGTTCGCAACGATTCCAGCTCAAAGGTAAGAACACGAATAAGACATGGTTGCGACTTCGATATTCGCTCTCGATCGGAAGTGTATGTATCgcatcgctcgaaattgagggTGGGATGAGTGAATGATCGTGTTACACGCGGAAACAATTTCTCTTTCCTTTGGAAATGTTTCGTGCTCGGCATACCGTACGATCCACACGCTCACCTGGATTACGTAGGCGACCGGCAGGATCGCTTTGGTGCAATTCGGGGAATGAGCGAGTGCGGTCCCGAATTGCTGGAACGCCCGTTGAACGTCTCCGGTTTTAAGGTAGAGCAGACCCAATTCGCTCGCGGCCTCGATGCACTCGGGATTCTCGCTGAAATCTCAGGAAAATCGGTCGGGAAATTTGTGACACGCGATGCCCGAGCAGTTTCGATTACCGGTATTAGCTGATTCAAATTTTTCGCACAGTTTTCATGCCACGGAACAATTCCGTGCAATCGCTAATCTTCCCTACAGCTAAAACGAGAAGTTTCTCGTTTTTTAAACCGTTAAAGTGAATTGAACAATTTCGAATTCTTGGAAAAATACTTGTCAATTTATTTTGTTGGTGAATATCAAATTGTTGCTCCGCGTGTAGgataatgaaaatgtatttaatttacCATTTCACTTTATCGAAACAATTtccattatatgtataatagacGCCTGCGCTGTAAATAACGAGATTtattaaagaaaattaattcTTTAATTAATTCAATCATGCTCTCTATGCtacattttattacaatttcatATCCACCAACACAACAATTATATTACCACTGTATGTTCAACACAACAAATCTCCTAGAAATTTAGATTCATTATAATACAGAACAGAGCGTTCATAGTGTTCCTTAACTTCCCTTTCCACGAAAACTAATGGTGATAGCTAAAGACGAAGTTCATGAAGTTTCCTTAAAAATATTCTATCAAAACGAACAAATATTTCTGCTTCTCGTTGTCTCCTTTGAAGGGGAACTAGAATTTTGAATTGTCAGAAGGTAGTCAAGCTCGAGCGACATTTAAATTTCCATTCATTGGCATCTGAGGTTGCCAATCAACAAATGCCATCTGAGGTTGCCAATCATCAAAGAAGCCGGGAAACCGCGATGGTAATCACCGCTGAGACAAATTATCTGCCGAACGTCATTTCTGTTCGCTCAACAAGTTCTTTTAACCCGCGGCCCGGCGACGAGAAATGAGAAGCAGAAACATAATACGGTGGAACTCGGGTCGTAATGTCGTAAACAAGATCATCCGAGCCGACGCGGTGGCTGCAGGAAATTAAATCCGCGCGTGCAAGATTCCTGCGCGAGGTCAAGCGCGCGTTAATCGCAGAATACATTAAAACGAAAACGAACTACAATCTCTCGTCTCTTCTCCTGGTCAGCTACTACCTAAGAGCCGCAGCGTAAGCGTTCCGGGCCTCGGTAACATGATCCTCCAGAAGGTAGACCCGGGCTAAAGCAATATACGGTGACTCGTCCTTAGTTAGCTCCATCGATTTCTTCAAATGCCTTTTTGCTTCGTGCAACTCATTCAGCTTGACATAACACTCCCCTGAAGAAAAGAGAATAGGATGAAACATGCTACACGACTGTCAAGTCCGCTTCAAAGACCTACGATCTACAGAATGGTCCATCGATGATGCCACCGACGAGAATGTTTTCCCGTTGCTAAACGAATGctattatatttttatgcaGCTTTTCGAACACAGAGCTTCGGGAACAATCTAAAGAGGACCGTATTGATTTTAGCCTAAAGATGAGTTCTTAAAACTTTCATCGCTTAACAATTTTTCTaccaactgcaaatcaatagaatTTTCAACAACTGTATTATCTTTTCAATAGATATATctattttcaaaagattttCAAAATCTATTGAATAACAGTAAGTAAGCAAATATAAACTAAAGaagcttgaaatatttttcattttccacTTAATGCCCTGCATTTCCCATGAGTTTCTGTATCATTTTCAAGTGGCCTAAATTACCGTACAgtcaattaaatataaatatgcgGTCAGAATGatgataatattaattaattcatgCAGAACCTAATTGTAGATGGATAATACTTGGATAAAACGAACTCTGCTCATTTATATGATGTGCGTATAAATTTCATATCAATATGCACGGTTTAATTTCATGCATGAAAATACGTGCATCTTGATGAACCATCCTGTACGTTTTGCTCTGGTTAACAGCCTTGCCTAGGTTCAGATAAATTTCCCAGTCTGGTATATTGGATATCCTCTCAGCTTCTAGATACGCGTCGATTGCTCGTTTATGGCTGCCCATTATCAAACTGTAGATAACAATGTATTATTAGCAGCATGTCGTGTCAAAGAGATTAACACTAGTATAGAGAACATTATTTTTTAACTATACAATATTCGTTTTAATATAAAAAACTGTCTCCAGAAATTACGATAAAGTTTTATACTCAAGGGTAAATTAAGATCACAATATATGTAGTTATACGGTAAGTTCTCCCTAAATGACGcgtagattgcgcacaaaaattaataatttgagaagtggaaatacgattattcgagcctcccagctcgtttttataattattgataatcggtaactgaaaaaacgagccgcaaagctcgaataatcgtatctcttttttcccaaattgtccatttttgcgcgcaatctgagcgcgaattagaaagAAATATTACTGTACTTAGCTAATAAACTTCTGTATAACCaaaatttatgtaatttatggAAATAAGTTGAAAATTACGAATAAGTGAACGTGTTGAAAAAGGAACGCGTATCGTCAGAATTGTaaattttgtaaattaaattaaagcttTATGAATGCAGAATCAATCAGAAAAAGAAGATTGATATATAATTCCTCAGACATTTAACTAACTGAAGAAACAACAGTTTTACGATTTaagtaaaattttaaaaatcgatttttgaCCGCGCTTTCTGGTCAAACACTGTGCAGCATGTAAATAACAATCCAATTAGATTAAGTACCGCTCGGCAATGCCTGAATCCAATTTAATCTCCATCACGTTGCTGGAATGTCATTCTCCTTACTTACAGTGACTTGGCAATCTGCTTGACAGTATTAACGTTCGTTGAATTGACGGTGTACGCTGCCTGAAAACAGTTCAACGAGTCCTGAACTTTTCCTTCCCTCCTGAGGATCAACCCCTGCACAAAAACCAGAAAGAACGCGTAGTTTGAATATTTTAGATTTTCATCTAGCGTGAACATTTTTCATACTTTCAAATAATTCGCATATTCATTGTGTCCGTTTGAATTTAGTAGCTCCTGGTCGATCAAGATCTTGCAGGTTTTATACTCGTGCCGCGTATAATGGCGATGCAGCAACCAATTGTTGCATTCTATGGCTGGCACTTCCGGTGCTGATCCAACAAAtcagaataattattatttgccTACGTTGTAGTTAATCAATAATTAACTTGTCTGGTATCTTTGtatttataaaagttaatagtataataataataataaattttggcGTAGTTTACGATAGTTTTCACGATTTCTATTTCAAAACCGGAAGTGGTGGAATCCGCGATTATCGATCAGATGTTTCGATACGATATCAACGGGTACTATACGAATTCTCAAAAATGATTTCATCGTCGTCTCATAAACAAATTCTTATCTTTTATCAGCCTTGAATTTAAACCCATTTTTAATCCAGCATTGTCAATCAAACTTTTAAGCATATATATgcgctcgatcgtttcgcatattACGCGAGAACCAAAAGAAAAACACCTTTCTTCCCTTTGTCGTTTCTGAGCCGTTGCGAAACTGTCATTTGTTGTTGAATCCGACCATTGCTAAGGATATTGTTTGCCATTGTTAGAACACTAAAACAACGTCACGTAACCTTCCCGAACTGCATTGTTGCAGTAGTAACATGACATTAGTGGGTATGTGTTGCTGTTCTTTGCCATGACAACCATTGCGTTAAGCCCCTTTCACAACCCGACCATCTAATTAATTTTCTCGATTCAAAATTATGACGAGATAAATATTTAGGCATCTAGTACGATACTTATCTGGGCTAACTCAACCTACAGCATGTACATTAACTCAAGGTCTAACTTTCTGCACATCTTTTGGTGCCCGCTTATTTTCCTAATCTATTTAGGTCCTTACATATTTCCTAAATCTTTCATAGAGAAGTTAATAAATACATGGAGTAATCTTGCGTCTAAAAATAAATAGTAAAGCCTAATAAATCTACTTACTGTTCCGTCAAAAGAAAACCATACAATAACCTGTAATgtcttcataataattattctgACATGTCTGAATAAAAAGTATATGGCGTCAAAGCTACGCTCTACAGACGCCAATCCTGTTAAAAAGGCTACTTATGTGACGATTAAGAGGAAAATGATTTATTACAAAAACCCGGTTACATACTGGATTTAAAAGTCGACCAGACAAAAAGATGCACCGTGCGAGACTCGTAGCGCCATCGGGGTGATAACAAAAACTACGAAACGTCTATAGCGCATCAACTTGGTTACTGGTGTAGTTTCGCCGATACGATAACGAGGGAAACATTAAAGGATTGCAACATTTCGATTGCAGAAGGGATTTTATCGTGGAAACTGAGTTCAATCATTTCGGGGGTGTTGAAACTGTATCTCGTCGAGTGAACAGTGCCGATTGAGCAGTTGATCGATGGGCATACAATGCTCGTGGTCCCGTGATAGCAAGATGTAGGCAAACTGCATAGATTAGTTGCCAGTGCTGCGAAAGTGAGGGTTGTCTGTTATTGTGAGTCGATTCTCTGTTGAACTTTCGTAGAACGTCACGTCCTTATATCATTGTTCACCCCCGTTACAGTTTTTATAGGTTATCTTTACGATCCCACATTTGCCGCTTATCCACCTGTTATCAATCACGAAACCAACAAACGCTTTTTTACAGACACATATGTCCTCGTAATTTCGATGTCACGTTATATCGAAACACCGTTGGACAGAAACTTGTAGCTGAAAAGAGAACATTAAAGTAGTGGAAACCTTGAACATTGTTTTTTTGTCCCCTGTTTTTAATCCATTGTTTCCTGTCTCCATGCTTTCTGTTGCCTTCCTCCAACACacgcacaaatgatttatgtgcTTTTTCTATTGTGAGTTCCCGTTGTTGAATCATTATTGTAGAAATTGTTACAATGTATTTGAATCGTTCTTTCATTAATGTAGATAGTTTGTGTCTTCCACTTTCTATTGATTGTCATGCCTGACAAACAGACATCAACAGAAATTTGATTTGTTTTACGtttttaatgttattgtaaATTTAGGGTTTAAATCCCATAAATG
The window above is part of the Megalopta genalis isolate 19385.01 chromosome 2, iyMegGena1_principal, whole genome shotgun sequence genome. Proteins encoded here:
- the BBS4 gene encoding Bardet-Biedl syndrome 4 isoform X1, which gives rise to MANNILSNGRIQQQMTVSQRLRNDKGKKAPEVPAIECNNWLLHRHYTRHEYKTCKILIDQELLNSNGHNEYANYLKGLILRREGKVQDSLNCFQAAYTVNSTNVNTVKQIAKSLLIMGSHKRAIDAYLEAERISNIPDWEIYLNLGECYVKLNELHEAKRHLKKSMELTKDESPYIALARVYLLEDHVTEARNAYAAALSENPECIEAASELGLLYLKTGDVQRAFQQFGTALAHSPNCTKAILPVAYVIQNHQEYDVALSKYKLAAQSIPESHALWNNVGMCFYGKQKFVAAITCLKRAHYLNPLAFMPAYNLGMVLLTTGQPASAAIYLCAAVSADPKNPMPYLLLGLALKRLDDLEGAEKVLQKAHALSPQDPLVLINYAIVLDAVEKRSIATELLTALNDITAVLDVDQQITQTAKRLLTKLQQEKASSNEGARVLNEDEV
- the BBS4 gene encoding Bardet-Biedl syndrome 4 isoform X2, coding for MANNILSNGRIQQQMTVSQRLRNDKGKKAPEVPAIECNNWLLHRHYTRHEYKTCKILIDQELLNSNGHNEYANYLKGLILRREGKVQDSLNCFQAAYTVNSTNVNTVKQIAKSLLIMGSHKRAIDAYLEAERISNIPDWEIYLNLGECYVKLNELHEAKRHLKKSMELTKDESPYIALARVYLLEDHVTEARNAYAAALSENPECIEAASELGLLYLKTGDVQRAFQQFGTALAHSPNCTKAILPVAYVIQNHQEYDVALSKYKLAAQSIPESHALWNNVGMCFYGKQKFVAAITCLKRAHYLNPLAFMPAYNLGMVLLTTGQPASAAIYLCAAVSADPKNPMPYLLLGLALKRLDDLEGAEKVLQKAHALSPQDPLVLINYAIVLDAVEKRSIATELLTALNDITAVLDVDQQQVLCRRVC